One Pseudomonas tolaasii NCPPB 2192 genomic window carries:
- a CDS encoding DUF2388 domain-containing protein, which yields MRSPLIAAALGLLLLADVAHAQTLKATSNIIVRASARTIDFTSDTTTSIRDSKVVREAHDDAASFVASNGEIRGAQLEAAFDTLRTRLPEARDASDQTLAEAILAL from the coding sequence ATGCGTAGCCCGCTGATCGCCGCCGCTCTCGGCCTGCTGTTGTTGGCCGATGTTGCCCACGCGCAAACCTTGAAAGCCACCAGCAACATCATCGTGCGTGCATCGGCACGCACCATTGATTTCACCTCGGACACCACCACCTCGATCCGCGACTCCAAAGTCGTGCGCGAAGCCCACGATGACGCCGCCAGTTTCGTCGCCTCCAATGGCGAAATCCGTGGCGCGCAACTCGAAGCGGCTTTCGACACCCTGCGCACCCGCTTGCCGGAAGCGCGTGACGCCAGTGACCAGACTCTCGCTGAAGCTATCCTCGCTCTGTGA
- a CDS encoding DUF2388 domain-containing protein, producing the protein MAFSHRLLIVPILISACWSPLVSAFDMTTQNTVISVYATSKVTSAPFDRKLVMAAQDDAAAFIATDGQWRGARLESALDYLRRTQPKLNASDLELAQAILVQ; encoded by the coding sequence ATGGCTTTTTCACACCGCCTGTTGATTGTTCCCATATTGATTTCCGCCTGCTGGTCGCCCTTGGTTTCGGCCTTTGATATGACGACCCAGAACACCGTCATCAGTGTGTATGCCACCAGCAAGGTGACCTCCGCACCGTTTGACAGAAAGTTAGTCATGGCCGCCCAGGATGACGCTGCCGCGTTTATTGCCACAGATGGCCAATGGCGGGGCGCCCGACTGGAATCCGCGCTGGATTACCTGCGCCGCACCCAGCCAAAACTTAACGCCAGCGACCTTGAACTGGCGCAAGCAATTCTCGTCCAATAA
- a CDS encoding DUF2388 domain-containing protein, with protein MSRLRLLSAAALLAVAANAHASSFLVTTDSIVGALKATSDASSDATSSLRDNKVVQAARDDAASFVASEGAIRGVKLESALAQIRQQAPQLNSATDTQLAQAILAI; from the coding sequence ATGTCCCGTCTTCGCCTGCTGAGTGCTGCCGCCCTGTTGGCCGTGGCAGCCAACGCCCATGCGAGCAGCTTCCTTGTGACCACCGATTCGATCGTTGGCGCGCTGAAAGCCACTTCCGACGCCAGCTCCGACGCCACCTCGTCCCTGCGTGACAACAAAGTCGTACAGGCTGCCCGGGACGACGCCGCCAGTTTCGTCGCCAGCGAAGGCGCCATCCGTGGCGTGAAGCTGGAAAGCGCCCTGGCCCAGATCCGCCAACAAGCGCCACAGCTGAACAGCGCGACTGACACGCAACTGGCCCAAGCCATTCTGGCGATTTAA